The Teredinibacter sp. KSP-S5-2 genomic interval TTAAAGCGGAAGTGGATAACGTCTCCGTCCTTGACGATATAGTCCTTGCCTTCCAGACGCCATTTACCAGCTTCTTTCGCGCCCTGTTCACCGTTATGGTCCACAAAGTCCTGGTAGCCGACTACCTCTGCGCGGATAAAGCCTTTTTCGAAGTCTGTGTGAATCTTACCTGCGGCTTGAGGAGCGGTGGAGTTGACAGGAATTGTCCAGGCACGGACTTCTTTTACTCCGGCAGTAAAATAGGTGTGTAGGTTGAGTAACTCGTAACCTGCTCGAATTACGCGGTTTAACCCTGGCTCTTCCATGCCCATTTCTTCCAGAAATTCGGCTTTTTCTTCGTCATCCAGTTCAGCAATTTCAGATTCCAGCTTGCTGCAAATGGCCACGACGACGGCGTTCTCTTCGCCGGCAATTTCGGTCACGATGTCGAGCATCGGGTTATTGTCGAAGCCGTCTTCTTCCACGTTGGCAATATACATGGTGGGCTTTAGCGTCAGCAGGCTAAGCGGCTTCAGTAGAGCCTTTTCGTCTTTGTTTAAGCCGAAGGCTCGGAGCGGTTTGGCTTCGTTTAAGTGGGGTAGGATCTGTTCCAACAGAGCCTTCATCTTAATGGCGTCTTTGTCTTGGCCCTTGGCGAGCTTGCTGTAACGCTGTATCGCTTTTTCCACCGATTCCAGGTCAGCTAACGCCAGTTCGGTGTTGATGACTTCAATATCTGCAGCGGGGTTAATTCGACCTTCTACGTGAATAACGTTAGGGTCGTCAAAACAACGCACAACATGGGCAATGGCATCGGTTTCACGGATGTTGGCCAGAAACTGGTTACCCAGGCCTTCACCTTTGGATGCCCCTGCAACCAAGCCCGCGATATCAACGAATTCCATAGTGGTGGGCACGGTGCGCTCAGGCTTAACAATCTCTGCGAGTTTGTCCTGGCGTGGGTCTGGTACCGCAACGACACCCGCGTTTGGTTCGATTGTGCAGAATGGAAAGTTTTCCGCATCGATACCTGCTTGTGTTAATGCATTGAAAAGCGTTGATTTGCCGACATTTGGTAAACCAACAATACCGCAGTTAAAGCCCATATGTATGTCCGTCAGTTATCTGTTATTTAGGGTTGCTGGAATGAAGTTCTCGCACCGCAGTTTCCCATTCTCCCGCTACCACGAAAGGTATAATTTTTTGTGCACGGGAAAGCGCGTTGTCGATTTCGATTTGTTGATCTTGTGGTGCGCGTTTGAGTACGTAACCGGATACCTGTTTTGCGTTACCCGGATGGCCGATGCCGACGCGCAAACGTGCAAAATTCTTGTTGTTCCCCAAGGCGCTGATGATATCGCGCAGGCCGTTATGGCCTCCGTGACCACCACCACGTTTCAGTCTTACATCACCGGGGGATAAATCCAGTTCGTCGTGAATAACGAGGATTTCTTCTGGTTCGATTTTGTAAAAGTTAGCCAGGGCGGCGACAGCTTGTCCGCTAAGGTTCATAAATGTGGTTGGAACCAAAAGGCGAGCATCTCTGGTGCCGATAAAAATTCGGCAGCTTGCTCCAAAAAACTTAGGGGTGTCCTGCAGTGGTTCTGAGTAATCCCGACTGAGTTCTTCGACGAGGTCTTGACCAGCGTTGTGCCGTGTATGAGCATATTCCGCACCTGGGTTACCCAGACCTACGATCAGTTTAACTGGCGTACTTGGCGCTTGCATGGAAAAGCTCTAAGTGGAGAGTGGTATTTGAATCAAGCGAGCCCGGTATCGGACTCGCTGAAAACGAAGGCTTACTCAGCGCCTTCTTCAGATCCGCCTTCTTCATCAGATGAAGCAGTAGCGCCGCGACCTTTCTGAATCGCTGCAACTGGAAGGTCGTGGTCTGCGCCGTGGCTCAATGCAACGGATTCCACGCCTTTTGGCAAGTTGATGTCTGAAATGTGAACTGTTTGTCCAACTTCAACATTAATCAAATCGACTTCAATAAACTCAGGTAAGTCGCCTGGCAAACAAGAAATCTCAAGCTCTGAAAGGCTGTGAGTAACTGTTCCGCCTTGCATCTTAACGCCTTTGCTCGTTTCTTCGTTGATGAAGTGAAGAGGTACTTTAGTAACGAACTTCTTGGTTTTGGATACGCGCAAGAAGTCAGCGTGCATCGCGTTACCTTTCGCTGGGTGGCGTTGAAGGTCTTTAAGAATAACGCTCTCGCCTTTGCCATCGATTACAAGGTCAATGATGTGAGAATAGAACGCTTCGTTTTCCAAGTGCTTGTTGATTTCAAAAGCACTTAG includes:
- the ychF gene encoding redox-regulated ATPase YchF, which codes for MGFNCGIVGLPNVGKSTLFNALTQAGIDAENFPFCTIEPNAGVVAVPDPRQDKLAEIVKPERTVPTTMEFVDIAGLVAGASKGEGLGNQFLANIRETDAIAHVVRCFDDPNVIHVEGRINPAADIEVINTELALADLESVEKAIQRYSKLAKGQDKDAIKMKALLEQILPHLNEAKPLRAFGLNKDEKALLKPLSLLTLKPTMYIANVEEDGFDNNPMLDIVTEIAGEENAVVVAICSKLESEIAELDDEEKAEFLEEMGMEEPGLNRVIRAGYELLNLHTYFTAGVKEVRAWTIPVNSTAPQAAGKIHTDFEKGFIRAEVVGYQDFVDHNGEQGAKEAGKWRLEGKDYIVKDGDVIHFRFNV
- the pth gene encoding aminoacyl-tRNA hydrolase, with amino-acid sequence MQAPSTPVKLIVGLGNPGAEYAHTRHNAGQDLVEELSRDYSEPLQDTPKFFGASCRIFIGTRDARLLVPTTFMNLSGQAVAALANFYKIEPEEILVIHDELDLSPGDVRLKRGGGHGGHNGLRDIISALGNNKNFARLRVGIGHPGNAKQVSGYVLKRAPQDQQIEIDNALSRAQKIIPFVVAGEWETAVRELHSSNPK
- a CDS encoding 50S ribosomal protein L25/general stress protein Ctc codes for the protein MSNEDFVVNAELRDDQGKGASRRLRREENKVPAIVYGGRKKPQNITLSAFEINKHLENEAFYSHIIDLVIDGKGESVILKDLQRHPAKGNAMHADFLRVSKTKKFVTKVPLHFINEETSKGVKMQGGTVTHSLSELEISCLPGDLPEFIEVDLINVEVGQTVHISDINLPKGVESVALSHGADHDLPVAAIQKGRGATASSDEEGGSEEGAE